The Drosophila mauritiana strain mau12 chromosome 2R, ASM438214v1, whole genome shotgun sequence genome has a segment encoding these proteins:
- the LOC117138417 gene encoding DNA repair protein complementing XP-C cells homolog isoform X2, which translates to MSDEEEDSVSEGFSASEDEWKPSKDVKGGESSDDDDSDFDELQAEGGAAGSSGRSSAVAGKRGDHKPPSGIKGSSVKKRKPTGQSLRSKLYNKYRPPPKTFPTSPSQQQENTPRASGSKNAKTPNESGSRNQHDPADSSSESSVEDYLVNPADLDLHSTFFAGGQKEKSPAPQFDCNAGITNLSDSGSEDNNESSFEDKAGNAFDFRGLLENANSLERTRDALSKRNVTATPPKSQAATMDVNALLALGENQNYQSVEVEEREGSQRKKAGRGAPAAPPTLDEPSRLSKTKSTRIKRHTKTRPVSTVVANAGDTDDSDFEEVADADLSSDQDDGETPNISGDLEIRVGLEGLRPTKEQKTQHELEMALKRRLNRDIKDRQILLHKVSLMCQIARSLKYNRLLSESDSLMQATLKLLPSRNAYPTERGTELKYLQSFVTWFKTSIKLLSPNLYSAQSPAMKEAILEALLEQVKRKEARCKQDMIFIFIALARGMGMHCRLIVNLQPMPLRPAASDLIPIKLRPDDKNKSQTVESEGESEDEKTKKDKKARKPTDSKHEKESSKSTISKEAEKKNNAKKAETKPVSKLTTKGSDTTKSGTVPKDKKEQSLSSKLVEKSKHQKSHTSSKSDTSFEEKPSTSSSSKCLKEEYSELGLTKKLLKPTLSSKLVVKSKHQSSISSNKSDTSFEENPSTSSSSKSLKEETIKLCSSKLKDKKVLSPAETKTKVQSSLLKRITTQNISESGDSKKSKMAPVDTFSPVAGRTRRAAVKPKTEEKPQVVGSPVIPKLMLSKVKQLNAKHSDTENASPADKHLQEQRNTRETRSRSKSPKVLISPSFLKKKPDGADSTSAPQKHQMAPESKARISPNFLSEALPARQLRSRGQKASSLAIPQLDGGDDVPLPKKRPRLEKLKNSQDSDEVFEPAKPVKKAPVLPKSVQNLRKDRRVMSTDDEGGSRLNRKTDASDMWVEVWSDVEEQWICIDLFKGKLHCVDTIRKNATPGLAYVFAFQDDQSLKDVTARYCASWSTTVRKARVEKAWLDETIAPYLGHRTKRDITEDDQLRRIHSDKPLPKSISEFKDHPLYVLERHLLKFQGLYPPDAPTLGFIRGEAVYSRDCVHLLHSREIWLKSARVVKLGEQPYKVVKARPKWDKLTRTVIKDQPLEIFGYWQTQEYEPPTAENGIVPRNAYGNVELFKDCMLPKKTVHLRLPGLIRICKKLNIDCANAVVGFDFHQGACHPMYDGFIVCEEFREVVTAAWEEDQQVQVLKEQEKYETRVYGNWKKLIKGLLIRERLKKKYNF; encoded by the exons ATGtccgacgaggaggaggattCCGTGTCCGAAGGCTTCTCGGCCAGCGAGGATGAATGGAAGCCGAGCAAGGACGTCAAGGGAGGCGAGTCCTCCGACGATGATGACAGCGATTTCGATGAGCTGCAGGCGGAGGGAGGAGCAGCGGGCTCCAGTGGGCGATCCTCCGCTGTAGCGGGCAAAAGAGG CGATCACAAGCCACCAAGTGGCATCAAGGGCTCTTCGGTGAAGAAACGCAAGCCCACTGGTCAATCACTTCGCTCCAAGCTGTACAATAAGTACCGACCGCCTCCAAAGACCTTTCCCACTTCTCCTTCGCAACAGCAGGAGAACACTCCGCGGGCTTCGGGTTCAAAAAACGCAAAAACGCCCAATGAAAGCGGTTCACGGAATCAGCACGATCCTGCTGATTCCAGCAGCGAATCCAGTGTGGAAGACTACCTAGTGAATCCAGCCGATCTTGATCTGCACTCAACCTTCTTTGCCGGCGGCCAAAAAGAGAAGTCACCGGCGCCGCAATTCGATTGTAATGCGGGCATCACGAATCTTTCAGACTCCGGATCAGAGGATAACAACGAGAGCAGCTTCGAGGATAAAGCAGGCAATGCCTTCGACTTTCGCGGTCTCCTGGAGAACGCAAACAGTTTGGAGCGCACTAGGGATGCTTTAAGCAAACGAAATGTCACGGCCACTCCGCCAAAGAGCCAGGCTGCCACAATGGATGTCAATGCGCTGCTTGCATTGGGCGAGAACCAAAACTACCAGAGTGTGGAGGTGGAGGAACGTGAAGGAAGTCAACGTAAGAAGGCGGGAAGAGGAGCACCAGCAGCGCCTCCGACACTTGATGAACCGTCACGCCTCAGCAAGACGAAGTCGACGCGAATAAAGAGGCACACCAAGACGCGACCCGTGTCCACTGTGGTCGCCAACGCTGGTGATACTGATGACTCCGATTTTGAGGAAGTGGCAG ATGCAGATCTATCCAGTGACCAGGACGATGGCGAGACGCCGAACATCTCAGGGGATTTGGAGATCCGCGTGGGACTGGAAGGCCTCCGTCCTACGAAGGAGCAAAAGACTCAACACGAATTGGAGATGGCCCTAAAGCGTCGCCTTAACAGGGACATCAAGGACCGTCAGATTTTGCTGCACAAAGTCAGCCTTATGTGCCAAATAGCTCGCAGCTTAAAGTACAATCGCCTGCTGAGCGAGTCAGATTCATTGATGCAGGCTACACTAAAACTCTTGCCAAGCCGAAACGCATATCCTACTGAACGAGGAACCGAACTTAAATATCTGCAGTCGTTTGTCACGTGGTTCAAAACATCAATCAAACTGCTAAGTCCCAATTTATATTCCGCGCAGTCGCCTGCTATGAAGGAAGCCATATTAGAGGCTTTACTGGAGCAGGTGAAGCGCAAGGAAGCCCGCTGCAAGCAGGATATGATTTTCATATTCATTGCCCTTGCACGGGGAATGGGCATGCACTGTCGGCTAATTGTCAATCTCCAGCCAATGCCGCTACGTCCGGCGGCCAGTGATCTGATTCCCATTAAACTTAGGCCAGATGATAAGAACAAAAGCCAAACAGTGGAATCCGAAGGGGAAAGTGAGGATGAGAAGACTAAAAAAGATAAGAAGGCAAGGAAGCCAACAGACTCAAAGCATGAAAAAGAAAGCAGTAAGTCAACTATTTCCAAAGAGgctgaaaagaaaaacaatgcaaaaaaaGCTGAGACTAAACCAGTCAGTAAATTAACAACCAAGGGCTCAGACACCACGAAATCAGGTACAGTTCCGAAGGATAAAAAGGAGCAAAGTCTGTCCTCAAAATTGGttgaaaaatcaaaacatcaaAAATCCCATACCTCCAGCAAATCTGACACTTCCTTTGAGGAGAAACCAAGTACGTCGTCCAGCTCTAAATGTCTAAAAGAAGAATATTCAGAACTGGGATTAACCAAAAAGTTATTGAAACCGACTCTATCCTCAAAATTGgttgtaaaatcaaaacatcaaTCTTCAATTAGTTCCAATAAATCGGATACTTCTTTTGAGGAGAATCCAAGTACCTCATCAAGTTCCAAATCTTTAAAAGAAGAGACAATCAAGTTATGTTCATCCAAACTGAAAGACAAAAAGGTCTTAAGCCCTGCGGAAACCAAAACTAAAGTACAGTCGTCCCTGCTAAAAAGGATCACCACTCAAAATATTTCTGAATCTGGCGATAGCAAGAAATCGAAAATGGCTCCTGTGGACACATTCTCCCCAGTGGCAGGTCGCACACGTAGAGCCGCTGTGAAACCCAAAACAGAGGAGAAACCGCAGGTGGTTGGATCACCAGTTATACCTAAACTGATGCTGTCCAAAGTAAAGCAGCTAAATGCCAAGCATAGTGATACGGAAAACGCTAGTCCTGCGGATAAACATTTGCAGGAACAGCGCAACACAAGGGAAACTCGATCGAGGAGCAAGTCCCCGAAAGTACTTATATCTCCTAGTTTCCTTAAAAAGAAACCCGACGGAGCCGATTCCACTTCAGCCCCTCAAAAGCATCAAATGGCGCCGGAAAGTAAGGCGCGAATTTCGCCAAACTTTCTGTCCGAAGCTTTACCAGCTCGCCAGCTACGAAGCCGAGGTCAAAAAGCCAGTAGTCTAGCCATTCCGCAATTAGATGGCGGTGACGATGTGCCGCTACCGAAAAAGCGCCCAAGACTGGAGAAGTTGAAAAATTCGCAAGATTCCGATGAGGTGTTTGAACCCGCCAAGCCGGTGAAAAAGGCTCCTGTACTGCCCAAGTCAGTACAGAATCTGCGAAAAGATCGACGAGTGATGTCCACAGATGATGAGGGCGGTTCCAGGCTCAATCGGAAAACGGACGCCTCTGACATGTGGGTGGAAGTGTGGTCAGATGTGGAGGAGCAGTGGATCTGTATAGATCTATTCAAAGGCAAGCTGCACTGCGTGGACACAATAAGG AAAAATGCAACGCCTGGATTAGCCTACGTATTTGCCTTTCAGGACGATCAGAGTTTAAAGGATGTGACCGCCAGGTACTGTGCCAGTTGGAGCACCACTGTGCGCAAGGCCCGTGTGGAAAAGGCGTGGCTAGATGAAACTATTGCTCCTTACCTCGGACACCGCACTAAGCGCGATATAACAGAGGATGATCAGCTTCGCCGCATTCACTCCGATAAACCCTTGCCAAAGTCCATTTCCGAGTTCAAGGACCATCCGCTGTACGTGCTGGAGCGGCACTTGCTTAAGTTCCAGGGTCTATATCCACCAGATGCGCCTACATTGGGCTTTATCCGAGGTGAAGCGGTGTACTCCAGAGATTGTGTGCACCTCCTGCATTCTCGGGAAATCTGGCTAAAAAGCGCACGCGTAGTGAAGCTTGGCGAACAGCCGTACAAGGTGGTTAAGGCACGTCCAAAGTGGGATAAG CTCACGCGCACTGTTATCAAAGACCAGCCACTGGAAATATTCGGGTATTGGCAGACTCAGGAGTACGAGCCCCCAACTGCAGAGAATGGAATTGTGCCGCGAAATGCCTACGGCAATGTTGAACTCTTTAAGGACTGCATGCTGCCAAAGAAGACGGTGCACTTGAGAT TGCCCGGCTTGATCCGCATCTGTAAGAAGCTGAATATTGATTGTGCCAATGCAGTGGTAGGCTTCGATTTCCATCAGGGCGCTTGTCATCCCATGTACGATGGCTTCATTGTTTGCGAGGAATTCCGCGAAGTGGTCACTGCTGCCTGGGAAGAGGATCAACAGGTGCAAGTTCTCAAGGAGCAGGAGAAGTACGAAACCCGCGTGTATGGAAACTGGAAGAAACTGATCAAGGGTCTCCTTATTCGCGAGCGACtcaagaaaaaatataactttTGA